TATGTGAAAGCCATCGGTTCCGGGCTGTTCCGCGAGCTTTCCTCGTTTTCGGTGCCCAACGAAGAGGGTGAAAAAGACGGCTGGTTTTTCCAACGGCTGGAAGCGGGGAGCAGGTATGCTGCAGCTGTTGTGACTGACAAAGCGATCGGTGGTATGCCATGCTTTGATTTTGGAGGTTTAAATTGGGTCAGTTGAAAAATACATTTTCGTGGTCGTTCAGTGCATCGGAGGATTTTGAGCAGTGCCGTCGGCGGCGCTACTGGAGTAAATATGCGATGTGGGGCGGCTGGGCGCGGAATGCGACCGAGGAGCAGAAGACGGCGTATCGGCTGAATAAAATGGACAACCGCTGGGGATTAATGGGGCAGGCGGCGGAAAATGCCATTATGTGGGTGCTGCGGCAGCATCAGGCCGGTAAATCAGTGACGGTGGACGATGCCTGGAATACCATTGCCCGCCCGTTCATGACCAAAAAATGGAATGAGTCGCTCGAAGGAAACTGGCGGACGAGCCCGAAACAGTTCTGCTGCCTGAGGGATCACTATTACGGCAAACTTTCCGGCGAAGAGGAGAAAGAGGCCAAGCGGGCGCTGGCGGCCCAGATCCGTAACTGCATTCAGAATTTTATTGATCTCGTGCTTCCAAGGGTTGGAAATGTTCAGCCGCAGCAGGAATTCCGTATCGCCACACCGGAAACGGGCGGAGATGTGGAGCACTTCATTTATGAAGGGGTGAAGATTTATTCGATTCCTGACTATGCCTATAAAATCGGCGATGAAGTCCATATTCACGACTGGAAGGCCGGTAAGATAAAAGCCGATCAGCATAAACTGCAGCTTTCGCTTTATGCGCTGTGGGCAATCGTGAAATACGGCGCACAGCTGGATAAAATTTTTCTTTATGTTGAATACCTTAATGAAGGCCAGGTGCTGCCGTTCCAGATTACGAACGAAGAGCTTGAAGAAACAAAGCTGCTGATGAGTGATTCCGTGGGGGCGATGACCGAATATCTGGTGGATGAAGATCGCGAAAAAAATGAGCCGCTGCCCAAAGAGGAGTGGGAGCTGACCCTTGATCCGGCCAATTGCGGGATGTGCGATTTCTATGAACTCTGCAAGCCGGAACTGGATGGATTGGGCGGATAGTAACTTTTTTCACTTTTTCCCGTTGACCGTCTGAAGGGTTCTCTATACATTCCCCACTTCTTTCGCGAGAAAGACCGCTTTTAAAGCGCACCCGTAGCTCAATTGGATAGAGCACCTGACTACGAATCAGGAGGTTTCAGGTTCGACTCCTGACGGGTGCGCCACTTTTTTGCCCGCATCGGTTTCCGGTGCGGGTTTTTTTGTGTCCGGTCTATGGTGCGGCTTTGTTTTTAGCATTTTGTTTGTTGATCGTCTTTTGCTACCTTGTAACGATTTTTTATCAGGAGCCGGTAATTTTCCGGATGCAGCCGTGGGGAGGAAGCGGGTTGCAAATGGGGCGGAGAAGAATGATTCAGAGTGGGAGTGTTCGATATGATGCATAAAGGATTGTTTTCCGGGTTTTGTTTAATGATGGGGGTTGCGGTGATGGCGCAGAATGAAATTAAACTTTGGAACGGCGATATGCCGGGGACCGGTGCGGAAAAATCGGAAGAGCTGGCCCCGGATAAAGGGGATGATGTTATTCGGCTGACGAATGTCAGTGAGCCGACGTTGCAGTTGTTTATGGCGAAGTCGGAAGATTCGGTGCCTTTTGTGATTATCTGTCCCGGTGGCGGCTACAGCATTCTGAGCATGAATTCGGAGGGAACGGAGATTGCGGAGTGGCTGAATTCCATCGGAGTTTCGGCGGCGGTATTAAAGTATCGGGTTCCGGGAAATCGCACTGGTGCGCTGGCGGATGCCAAACAAGCGGTGAAAATGGCTCGGGAGCATGCTTCCGATTGGAAAATCGATCCGCGGAAAATCGGGATGCTGGGTTTTTCGGCCGGCGGACATCTGACGGCGGCGTGCAGTAACTCTGAAACCCGGCCAGATTTTTCGGTGCTGGTTTATCCGGCCTATCTGTTCAAAAAGGGCGGAATTGAGCTGGTGGATGAGGTTCGGGTGGATGCCGAAACACCGCCGGCGTTTGTGGTGCAGGCAAAGGACGATAAAAAATATTATCGCAGCACGTTGGCGTACACGAAGGCTTTGGATGCGGCCGGCGTGGAAGTGGAATCGCATCTGTTTGCGCGGGGTGGACACGGCTTTGGCATGCGCGACCGCGGGCATCCGGTACATACGGTGTGGCCGGTGCTCTGTGAAGCGTGGATGCGCGATACCGGAATTTTAGAACAGTAAACGGAGAGTGAATATGAATCGCAGGTTTTTTATAGGTGCAATGGGCGCGGCGTCGGTCGCACTTGGAGCGGGCCGGATTGCGCCGGTTTCTCCAAAATATGTTTTTTTGCTGATCGGTGACGGAATGGGCGGGGCCCAGCGCGAAGTGGCGGAGCGGTATGCCCGGGCAAAGTATCCCTCGCGGAATCCTGTTCTGAG
This window of the Pontiella agarivorans genome carries:
- a CDS encoding CRISPR-associated protein Cas4, giving the protein MGQLKNTFSWSFSASEDFEQCRRRRYWSKYAMWGGWARNATEEQKTAYRLNKMDNRWGLMGQAAENAIMWVLRQHQAGKSVTVDDAWNTIARPFMTKKWNESLEGNWRTSPKQFCCLRDHYYGKLSGEEEKEAKRALAAQIRNCIQNFIDLVLPRVGNVQPQQEFRIATPETGGDVEHFIYEGVKIYSIPDYAYKIGDEVHIHDWKAGKIKADQHKLQLSLYALWAIVKYGAQLDKIFLYVEYLNEGQVLPFQITNEELEETKLLMSDSVGAMTEYLVDEDREKNEPLPKEEWELTLDPANCGMCDFYELCKPELDGLGG
- a CDS encoding alpha/beta hydrolase yields the protein MMHKGLFSGFCLMMGVAVMAQNEIKLWNGDMPGTGAEKSEELAPDKGDDVIRLTNVSEPTLQLFMAKSEDSVPFVIICPGGGYSILSMNSEGTEIAEWLNSIGVSAAVLKYRVPGNRTGALADAKQAVKMAREHASDWKIDPRKIGMLGFSAGGHLTAACSNSETRPDFSVLVYPAYLFKKGGIELVDEVRVDAETPPAFVVQAKDDKKYYRSTLAYTKALDAAGVEVESHLFARGGHGFGMRDRGHPVHTVWPVLCEAWMRDTGILEQ